The following DNA comes from Helicobacter sp. 11S03491-1.
GCTCGCCTTTTGGAGTGATAAGACATTGATTCCAACCCATATGTGGGATTTTGATCGCAGAAGTAGCAGTTTCAAATTTAATCACTTCACCCTTAATGAGTCCCAAACCTTGATATTCTCCAAATTCATAACTTTTTTCAAATAGAAGTTGCATTCCTAAACATATTCCAAGTATATATTTACCACTTTTGACAAATTCCAATATAGCTTCTTTCATGCCCGTTGTCTTAAGGCTTGCTATGGCATCTCCAAAAGCTCCCACTCCCGGAAGAATAAGCTTGTCATAGGATAAAAGTCTGTCAGGATTAGATTCGACTGAGGATTTTGCACCAACAACTTCAAGAGCGTTTTTTACGCTTGCAAGATTACCGATATTATAGTCAATGATTGCGATTGGCATATTCTTCACTTTAATTATATTTGCGATATTATAAAATAAAAAATGCAAGTTTGAATTGGGAAAAAAAGAAAAATGTCCAATAAAATACTTTTTTTAGAAGATGATATTTTACTTTCAGAAATTATTATGGAATTTTTAAGCGAATATCATTTTGAAATTTGGCATTGCGAAAGTGCTTCCGGGGCTTTAGATTTGGCTTATGAACAAAATTTTGATATTTATCTTTTTGATGTAATGATCTTTGGGGGCGATGGTTTTGAGGTGCTAACAAAACTTCGTAATATGGGCAAGACTACCCCTGCAATTTTTATTACTTCACTTTCAAGCATGCAAGATTTAGAGCAAGGTTTTGGAAGTGGTTGTGATGATTATA
Coding sequences within:
- the hisH gene encoding imidazole glycerol phosphate synthase subunit HisH, with amino-acid sequence MPIAIIDYNIGNLASVKNALEVVGAKSSVESNPDRLLSYDKLILPGVGAFGDAIASLKTTGMKEAILEFVKSGKYILGICLGMQLLFEKSYEFGEYQGLGLIKGEVIKFETATSAIKIPHMGWNQCLITPKGEQHHLLKNIKQKAYLYFVHSYHVCCDNRDNILAECVYGYTFPAIIGKENILGLQPHPEKSHYDGLQILKNFATLP